In the Malaclemys terrapin pileata isolate rMalTer1 chromosome 3, rMalTer1.hap1, whole genome shotgun sequence genome, atcGGTCATggtttctatttaaataaaacttaTAATCAAGTGAGGAGGCAACATAAGTTGCCATTTAGTTGAAATGTTTGCacattgtttttgaaaaatatacGAAGTAACAGTATAGCACAATATGCAACCTGTCTAATTTGATATGAAGAATGGGGGTGAATACTTTCTAGGGGACTCTGGCTGTATTCTGCactgggaatattttttttttaaatctctatttgGTGCAATCCATTCTTAAAGCAAGACGTGTGCTCCTTTAGAAATATTAAAATGAGTCCCAGACAAAAGCAATGCCTGGCAGAGATGATGTATTCTTCCAGAGAAGGGGTAAACGCAATCAGAGGCAAGGAAATTATCTAAACTTCAATTTCTCATCTTCTCAGTTCTGGGTCTCATACTACAACCAACCATCAGTGTGGCATCTAAGCACTTTCCAGTGACACATTAAGCAACGTGACCAGCATCTGTTATGTATGGACCCTTCTCCAAGCAGGAGGAGAATTTTAACAAGGGGCACCCAATAGCCCCTGATAACCGTTTTCAGGTGAGAGAAACcagaaaaattattttctatctttcgctttttatttctgttgtcTTTACATAATTTAAAGGgacacaactttaaaaaaaaatcaacatttttactgaaaatatattACTTGCTGGTATATTGGCAACTCTCAAGAAGTACTATCATGGAAAAAGAATGCAGGGGGTGACAAAGTCTTTGTTTGCTTTGTGCAATTGGCAGCATTTTGAGTATCAAGGCAGTTTCATTTTCCCTGTGTATTCAGGCAGACTGAAACTCACCTCTGTGCCAGAGCAAGGCCCATTAACCACTTAAGTCTTGCATAAGCACTCAAAAGTGGGCTGGTCCTCTGTATAGTGGTGAATTGCATCATTGGTTGATTAATCCGTTTCCCTCTGTCATTTATATGGACCTTTTAAGCCCCAACGGGAAAGAGAAAattttttacaatcacatttccctatttttttaaaaaagtacaacAGATAGCAAGGGATCTCAGGGACAGCTGTAGTGCCAGAAATTAATTTTACCTCTTTTTTTCAATTGACTGCATCCCTTTAAAACTATGACAGAAGATAGGTGATAACGTACACTAAAACAAACAAGGCTATAGTTATGTAGTACAAGTGGACCATTATattgttaaaaaatgtaaatatttcatttttcaggtgtaaaaatgtggggttttttaattCATTAAAGAGTTTGTTATGTGACCTGTGATTTTGAATCTGGGTGACTTTTCAATATACAGTATAATGAAGCcccgggcctgattctccactcacttatacttacatcagtgtaaccaTTGGTGTCAATGAAGCTACTCCTGTAAGTGAGAAGAGACTCAGGGTCTGCTTGGTgttttagggtcagattctgtcaCTCTTCCTCTCCCGGAGTAGTGCTCTACTTTCCATCAGACCCACTGACCGGAATGGAACAAATCACAGAAGATGGTATTCCCAGCATGAGTAaaggtagcagaatctggcccttactgaTTTTGCATTTCTCACATGATTTTCAAGGTTATGAATAAGCTATCGGTTGCTAATGAAAATTAGAGCTGACACTAAAGAGTTACTGTCTCaaatttaaaagtgttttaataTAGCATAATCACTTCCTTTATGCATATGGCCTtttgaagtcaataacaaaactaacattgacttcagtaggagcaggttGGGACCTCTTTACATATGTGCCTTTTGTGATAGATATGTCAATTTTTCTGCAATATCCAGaacaaactttattgaattaagtttaagtatcttaggagttcagtctattaaaaatgtaaatgcttACGTATTATTGTGTAATTGTATGTAATGTCTCTAAGGGGGAAACATACCTAATGTAAACCATAGGAAGTCTTAGGCTCTTCAAAGGACTCTtttaaacaatgtgccagacaacaTGCACTTTCAGTTAAGTGGGTTTCCTAGGAAAACTCTAGGGGGATGTGAATGCAAATGTCCCGTTTTGCAAAATCCCAGCCtgttgaagctatgccctgaggagaggTCCATTGTCTACTGTAGGAGTGCATGGTCATCCCTCCCTGTCAGTCTTCAAGGGAGGCCATGCCTCCTCACTGTCACACACATAGAATgtgaatctgtaaaaagggggCAAATTAGCTGTCTCtagagctcaggccctctgggCTGGGCCAAGCAGTAATTTGCCATTGGGGCTCAAGCCTCAAGCAGGGTGACACACCCAAACAGTCTAAGGCTCCAGACTTTAGGCAGGGCAGAACAATTAATAGTCTAGGGGCCCAGGCCCTCAGATAGGGAGGGGCACCACATAGTCTAAGGCTCTAACCCTATGGATCTAGCATACTAGTTCTGGCCGACAGTAGACCAACACAGGCCTTTTGGCCtaaggtggggaggctgccaccccaggagtggggttGGCAGCAAGGGGGGTAGGGTGACCCagccccaccctactccaccggggcttaacagtggcagagtgtttCACTACTGCGTCAGTGGGGATTTGGCTGCAGCACACTGACCTGGGTTCAGGCAGCAACACAGCTGGACGATAGTCGGCTGTcactgggctacttcctatcCTCCCTTCAGAGTGTACCTGAATCCCAGGGTCATCCTCCATCTCCCCGGGGTACACTGCCAGTGGCAATCCCAACAGCTCCTCAGCATCTGGAATGTCTGGCAGCTCTAGTACATCCTCAGGACAGCAACAATCTTCTGCaggctcctgctgctggagcaggtTCAAAGTGTCTGTCTCcctcaactgagctgcagggcctgccttttgtatttcctgttcctgtccctcccctctgcttccgGCAGGATGGGCATGGCCTTCCAGGTTCCGCCCACCAGGAGGCATGCAGCCATCCCTCCCTGTcaatctctgagggaggccatgtCTCCTTGCTACATCCACTGATTACCAGCTCCCAGAATCTGTAGTTCAGAGGTCCCAACTATATAAAGGACAGGATGACTTATTCATGGGTTTGCTTGTTCTGAGCAAAGGTGGTTATGAACTTGTAATCACAGAAAAAGCCTTGGTGGAGTTTTAAGGAATCATTCCTACCAAAGCCCTTCTTGGAATTAGGGTTGATCTCTAGTAAGCTTATTAGAATgcgtgtagggttttttttttattgttttaatatgttttctctttctccttaatgtttaatgtttttctctttctctttctctttaatATGCAGTTGCCCAGAACTGTGACACCATTACATTATCTATTTTAGCATACAAATTATTGATAACTTTAAAGGTGGACACCTCATGGTATATTTTCAATGAGGGCTACACATAAAATACCATAATCACATATCACGCCCAACagttgcattgaagtcaatggaaattttgcataCATAGGGACTGCAAGATTGGGATGagcatttgtttttataaaaataactACTTTAGGGCCTATACATGTAAATATTTCCAAGGGTAGGGCTCATTTCTGGCAGAGGTCTCATGGAAATAAGTGTTTGTCAGAGTGGCTATTTTTATTATAGATTACCATCCCAATTCTGAGGTCCCTACACAGGCAAAATCCCCCATATACTTTAGTGTGGGTTTTGGGAATATGGGATCAGACCTGATATGTAAATTGGATTGACTTCAGATAGTAAGCACAATTGGTAGAAGCAGCCCTCAAAGTGATGGTTCTTGTTGATTATTGTGATACATTTCATAGTTTGATTGGTAATATTAATTCCAGTATATGAttcaattttttgtcaaaaatcatTCAGCAGCCAAGGTAAGCTAGCAGTTCGCCAGTTTAAGATTGTGTATGTGCAGAGGCTGCAAATGTAACACCATCTTCTGAAGCAAATGCCTGCTTCTTTACTTTATATAGCAATCTCAGCAAGAAAACAATATGTAGAATAGGTCTATAAAATTACTGGATTTCCTCTCATGGTGCTTTCAGCCAAGGACTATGCTTTCTGTTTCTCTTGACTGAGATCTGATTTGAGGAGGCAGATATTTTGTAGTCTGTGCTAATATTATTCTGCTCAGGTATCCCTGCAGATCAAGACTCTGGAAATGAAAGGCCATATTTTACTGCAACTAGATTGACGTCAATTCCAGTCCACGGGGTagccaaaacaaaatcaaaataccATCCCCACTTTGGTTTACTCCTTCCCAGGAATTATTAGCTTAATCAGCAAAAGGTTTCCTAACATGGTATATGccaaaaaaaattattacaaatggctgtaatcattaaaaataaatttgatgcTCATTACAGTAGTAGAAGAATGAttattaaaatcttttaaaaatcgcAATACTTCTAATTTAAACCAAGagattattttcagttttgttaaATGTTATTGTAAATTATTGAGAAAATGGTTAATAAAAATGTGTTCACATTATacaaacaaaatgcaaaataaattaacTAGTAAATATTATATATGCTGGTCTAAAAACGTAATCAGAATACACCTGAAGATTGCATGAGGATAAAAAACTATGAATTGCTTCCATTTCTCTGTTAAGCAATTTTAATTACTGGAATGATAGGTCCTATCTAAATCAGAAAACCTATTGCAGTCTCGATGTATAGTTTTGATGGTATTCAGGCTGAGATAACAACGAATTATAAAGCTAAATCCTAGAAGGTGGTAAGTTTTATTGACTGGTCCTAGCCACCTGTTGGTCATGTCTCTTGGCGATTAATTTTGTTAATATAACATCTGAGTACAAAAACACTGGGGAACAAAttacttcaatggagttaaaacagggtgaatttggccctgtgtgtaCTAACATCTTCATAATTTTCATTTGATAGGCATTTTGACATATCACAGAGGCTACTTTATATCAACTTTATAACAACTCCAGATTAAGGCCTTTGATCATGGATATATTAATGAGTGATGCTGTCACTTCTATGACTGATTATTGTAACATTTATTTGAGGATCTTCCAACCTTTGCTGTCAAAAAACTGCAGCtgatacataataaataatttttttattaataaggGTTATGAGAGTCTGGGTTCTAGTTGTTTGATCATATTACTCTTAAACTGAAAAGTCATTCATTACCAGTGAAATTGCATATTAGTATTAAAAGTACTTTGGCTTTAATATAAATTTAAGAATACTGCTTGAGAATCTCTATGACTTACTATGTTCTTATGGCCCTGGCCCTACTCATTCCAGGAGATGAGTGTTTGTTTGGTGGTTTGCGTTGGGTACAGTTTGGAAATATTAGAGGCTACATTCTTTAATATTTATGCCCTATACACATGAATAGAGGTTTAATCTGTTGCAGCCTTTAACTAAAAGTTGAAAGGATATGTGATAAATCATAATTTCACTGAATTTAAATAGTAAAGTGCCCAGCAATATTTTTGAAGTGTGCTGCATATATAATGTAGCATTATTAAAATAATCAGTTGTCTAGGAATTTGATCTCCAGTGAACAAATCCTTCAAAGTTTATGTATAATGTTCACCTGCTCCTGGCAAAAATCACTCCACTAAGCCACTGGGTTGTCAGAAAATTTTAAACTGCTCCAAGACAGGCAGACAACAAAGCTGCACTTAAGTGATTCTTCCATGTTAGTGTTAGAGTTCAATCaagcagaaggaaagagaaatacaTTTAGCTTCAGAACGGTGGATGGTCACATAAGCCAATTTATGATGGCCTTGTACAGACTTTTAGGGAAccaactgattttttccccaaatcaaCTGATTTTATTTCTCCTTTAAGGGGAGAAATAAGGGAGTTTAGGCTGAAACTCAAGCATCTTGGATATTTTtccctgaatttttttaaaatgtaatattttaatatgGGACCAACCTATGAATAAAAGATGAGACCCTGTGAGAATTGGAGACAAAATCAATAAGATATTTAAGTACTTGTTTCCTGGAAGATAAATAAATACTAGTCAGGGTAATGAAAGAAACCAATCAAAAATAGCAGTTAAGCATTTTTGTGAGATTTTCTCtgcatatataaaataaagtttcCTTAGATACAAGTACAGGGTGAGCTTTTTAGAGTAAACAAAAAGGGAGCTTGCTCAGCTGGCAGGCTTTCAAACTTTTATATCTCTGTAATCAGttaaacacacaaaataaaattacaCATTCAATGCATTTATTTCTTTGTGTACAAAATGTTATAATTTATCAACATTGTGCAGCAAAATATACTCACACCTACACATAAAATACAAGATTtcacttcccttctctctgccctTGGAAGTGGCAACACTGTTTGGCAGTTCAGCAGCTAGAAATAAAGTGCTATAATTAAGCAGTATTGGAATGTCTGCATTTTACAAATGTGATGTACCATTTTGTATGCAACCACATTTTTTTACAGAACTGAAAGCTCCATACCTGAACATTCCAaagaatacaaatatatatacataaagtGCTAATGTTTAAGCACATTTTCAACAATTTCACAACATGGATCTAGTTCATTACAGGCACTGTAATTCACTAAGTAGATTGTCTCTTTGGGCAGCACTACAAAAAGAAAATTCACTTAAACATCACTGGGTGATCTTGAACGAAAGGACACTTTAGACTGAAAGCAGCCACAAAAAAGAACCCACATGGCCCTCTGAATTTCTTGGTTTCTGTAGGCATAAATGATAGGATTGATCATAGAGTTGTAAGTAGCAGGTAGAAGTGTGGCATAAGTGTACACGGAAGGGTAGTTAAGATCTCCAACTACACAATAGATTGCAAATGGTAACCAGCTTGCTCCAAAGGTCCCAATAATTATAGCAAGTGTAGACACTCCTTTTTTAGTAGCAACATAGTGAGAGGCAGTCAAAAAATGTTGCTGGAGAGCTATCTGATGTGCATGCCTGCAAACTATTTTGCAGATTTTAATGTACAGATGAAGCATGATGATAAAAACCAAAAAGAAAGAGGCAGACAGCAAAGTCAGATTACTTTTGGTCAAGGGTTTGACAATGCTGCATGATGAATAGTCATCTAGACAATTCCAGCCTAGAACAGGTAGTAGTCCCAAGCAGAGGGACACCCCCCAGGTAACGATCAGCATCATATGAATGCAGAGGACAGTCTTCTCTGAGTAGTAAGTCAGTGCATTGTACAGGGAAAGGTAACGATCGACTGTGATGGCTAACAAGCTACTCACAGAAGCAGTGAAGGAGGCAACTAGGAATCCAACGGTAATAAGGCTAATGGTCTCTGACTGGATCAcatattgaaaaacaaaattcagGATTAAGCCAACTCCAGCCAGTAGGTCCGCTGTGGCCAAGCTCCCAATGAGCACAAACATAGGCGTTCTCAGAGTGGGAGTGTAGAATATGATAGCCACCACGATGGCATTTTCACAGGCGATGATGGTCCCGGAGATGCAGAGCACAACGTCCCAGGGGTTGATGGCAAAGACGGGGAGCTGCGAGGAGAGCTCCAGAGAAGAGTTGCCATCGCTGGCTTGAATGCGGGCTAAAGGGACCCCGGTGCCATTGAGCGAGCCGCTTTCATTCATCTCTGCCGAAGCCAGGTGCGCCGCCTGTGAGCAGAAGAGGCGAGATGAGGCAAATCAGCGCAAAGTGAGCAGCGGGGGCAGCTCCAGGCTCCCTTCCCCAGTCCCCAGCCtaccggggcggggggagaggacagggccacacctggctgggCGGGTCACGCCTGCGGGGAAGGAAACCTgcccagggaagggggtgggagcgACAGAAATACCGGGGCAGAATAAATGCCAACGCCCCGCCACCCGCGGGCAGTCACTAAAGAAACGAGGCCGGGGCTCTGAGCCCTGACCGTGGTGCTGAACTCAGTTTCCCGAGCCAGCCGCTGAGCtgagcccagccgggggtgcgCTTGGCCAGGCGTGGGGTGGCTGCGGGGTTGCAGCGGGAGCGGGCTCTGCCCCGAGCTGGGCTCCGCAGAGCCGCGATCCGGGGAGGGCAGTCGCACCGGGTCCTTACTTGGGATCAGGGCTGGCGGGCGCTTCTCATGAGCCCGGCGCGGCTGGCTGcgagcggggccggggcgggcagGAGCCGgagcaggaggcagctggtggagcgggcaggggcaggcgggctgctgctgctgccgcctcccGTGTGTGTCAGAGTGAGGGCGCGCGGGGGACCGCGGGCTGAGACCGTTCCGAATGTGACGTCAATGGCAGAGCCGAGGGCAGGGGCAGAACTCCGGTGGCGGCACGTGGCCCCGGGGCCCAGcgcggaggggagagggggagacacaGCAGCCACCTAGCAGGGGAGGACAGAGACAGCGGCGCGCGGGGGACGGGGGAGTCAGCAGGGCGGGAAGAAGCGGGAAAGGAGGAACATGAGACtggcaggagcagtgggggcaggggctgcactgagggcaggaggagagacagcagcatagaagggagaggggcagcactgaggagggagcaggagcagcccggggggcaggcggaggggggcagtgaggagggacagcagcactgaagggggcggcaggaggagggacagcagcactaagggcgggggagggcaggagcagctcggaggcaggaggagggggcagcactaagggcgggggagggcaggagcagctcggaggcaggaggagggggcagcactgaagggagcgggcgggagaagGGGCACCACTGATGGgaggagagcaggagcagcactgaGGGCAGGTGGAGGCggaggagaggcagcaggaaggCATCACTGAGGGCAAGGGAGAGAAGTGGGGGAGGCACAGGGAGTTAGAGGGCAGGAGATGGCAAAAACTGGGGCTTTCCCCCCCCCGTAAAGCAAACAGCACTACTTCTGGTGAACCCCCAGCTGGAAGAGGCAGCATTGCACCTGCCCGTTGGGGGGCTATAGAGTAAGAGATGCTAAGAGGAGCTTCCGGGGGCTAAGATGAAGGCAGAGAAAGGCACCTCACCCACCCCCCTCCATTTCTCCTTTCCCTCTTTACACCATCTGGGCAAAATAGACCAttgtcttgtgtgtgtgtgttggggggaggaacataagaacagctgtaccgggtcacaccaaaggtccatctagcccagtatcctgtcttccaacagtggccaatgccagctccccctgagggaatgaacagaacaggtatcatcaagtgatccatcccctgtcacccattcccagtttctggcaaacagaagccaaggaacaccatccctgcccaagcGGACACTTTACTGTGCAGGTCTCAATGTGATTTTCATTCCTGAATATTTAGGCAATTCAAGCCCAGCTCCAATAGGAACCGAGGAAAAGCTATTTGTTTTCTTGACAACAGACTTTGCCCTGTGAATTGTCACCCCATACAGCAAGCAGCTATACTGACAGAGTGAGCACTCTGCTGCAACATGCTATAGAAAGCAGGGGAGTTTTCCAGGTCATTCATGGTCAGCACAGTTTCAAATGGCTTCCCTTACAAATAATTTTGTAAGACAAACAATAAGTCCAGATCACTGACTGTATTAAGGACTTTGAAAAGGGGTGCACTGTTTATGCAAATACTATATATTTCACAGTAAATAGGGGTCTAACATCCCTAGCTAAACACTTGCTACCTAAAAAAACAGGGTTCAGCATTATTCACCAACATAACAGTGAAATTAAATAAACCATATGTACAtcactggctctctctctctcaacaaaaaacaaaaaaacagccagCCAACCCACACACACTCAActaaaaattatcaaaataatatcTTAAAGAGAAATCCAGAGATGCAAGCTTTGAATAGACAACTTTCTTTGAAGTGAAAAAGAGATGCTGTGGTTAAAATTATATCTCTATTATGATTCTCCCCACTCAGAATCATATGAAACAGCCTACTGAATATTTCTTAGGCAGAAGAGATCCCATCTTCAATATTCACTTGTGTTTTGTTTGCATCCAATTAATTTTCATTATTCTTGGATAAAGGACGATTATTAAACAATAAACATTTTCCTCTGACCTAAACTCAGGTGTCTGATAGGTACAGCTCTCAAGCTGGTTATTACCAAACAAAAATAAGATTTAGCTAGAAAATAAAACCTAAAGAACATTCTATAGCACATGTTACTGTTTATTTGGGAAGAACAATCCAGTTTCTCCTTTTTCTCTGgctcttcttttccttctttgttTGTAAGGATTTCTCTTTGGAGCCCTATCCATATTCTGTCTATAGGTAAGATATTGgaagttttgtgtttgtacaccacctagcacaatggggtccaaccTGTCATTTTGCCTGGTAGTAGCAATatgaatattaaataataataatggaagttGTTTGGATAGCAGTCCATAAACATTCTTAATTTTCCTTTTCCAGTAAGAAATAATATTCCAGGGGTGACAGCCTGCTTAATAATGTGGATACCTCCACAGCTTTTCCTAAGGCTGACCCCAAAATAATGTGATCACAATGGACGGAAGTCAATTACATTAGAAAGAAGGGTGGGGATTGTTTCTCAGGCTCACTTTTTGCCATCTTGCATTCAAATAGCAGTAGTATCCAATCTGTGCCCTGTATTAAAAGATAATAGCTCGGGAAATAAAGTGTAGCTATTTGTTTCATGGTAATTATGgtcttattaattttatttaattatgtaTTCATTAGATAATATGTGTAAAAAACTTTGATGATAAAAAGTAGTCCataaaagtgctaagtattattactgaCTATTTGCAAGTTACTACCAATTGTTGTTTTACAGATGATTATTTGGAACAAagcaaatctttaaaaaaaaaaatcccatttcacCTTTTCACAAGCACATTTGAACTACAGAAGAgtcatttttctctctccaacATAAGGAATCCttaaaataaagagagaaaaaatggggATACACAGATGGTGAACTACACAATGCTGACATTTCAGATATTTCCATCCAGCTGGTGTGAGAgagcttttaaaacatttcacaACCCATTTATATACATCTTAAAGTGTATGAGCGGTGAGCTTACCTCATCACATTGTGTCACTGTTTACCAGCATCTGGTTAACATTTCCCCTTTGCCGATCTTTTAGATTTATGTACAGATTTTATCTGCATACATACTGCACCACTAATGCTACTAGTAAAAAGCAAACTTAACAGGTACCCAGGTGCCATTTAATATATTGGATACAGAACTTTCATCCCATCTTACACAATCCTTTTTCCTTCATACATAATGTTTCTCATGTGGTTTTCTGGCTCTGCTTCTTCTTGAAGTATGGAAGAATTCAGGTTAGCCTTGTATCTTTGCTCCCCTTTTACAAGTTTTTTCAAGCACTTGTTTTGCTTTTTCCTCTCTTTGTATATTATATACAGTAATTATTTTACCAGTACTACTGAAAAATCTTCTTACTTTCTGTGTACTTGTGCTACATATGATTACATAAGCACAGAAATACAATTATATAAATACCTGTACCACAGAAATATAACTATACAAATTGCCATACCACTTATTTTTAGTTTTCTGTGTTTAGGATACGTCTTTTTTACTATACAAATAAAACTGCATTTGTTCAAGTGGATGTTTATGAGTAGTTGGAGtagtcacattttattttatttttgaattggTGGTATTatacatagggccaaattcagccc is a window encoding:
- the GPR6 gene encoding G-protein coupled receptor 6; translated protein: MNESGSLNGTGVPLARIQASDGNSSLELSSQLPVFAINPWDVVLCISGTIIACENAIVVAIIFYTPTLRTPMFVLIGSLATADLLAGVGLILNFVFQYVIQSETISLITVGFLVASFTASVSSLLAITVDRYLSLYNALTYYSEKTVLCIHMMLIVTWGVSLCLGLLPVLGWNCLDDYSSCSIVKPLTKSNLTLLSASFFLVFIIMLHLYIKICKIVCRHAHQIALQQHFLTASHYVATKKGVSTLAIIIGTFGASWLPFAIYCVVGDLNYPSVYTYATLLPATYNSMINPIIYAYRNQEIQRAMWVLFCGCFQSKVSFRSRSPSDV